The following are encoded in a window of Cupriavidus oxalaticus genomic DNA:
- a CDS encoding acetone carboxylase subunit gamma: MSAYTNEQVAHLVEGSLDWETTFRMLSMPKDDSRFEQYLAALQAKVSFPDRIVLPLGPHMHIVQSAGTRKWVVKCDCGHEFCDYRENWKLHASIYVRDTEEAMTEVYPRLMAPDTQWQVYREYYCPACGTMHDVEAPTPWYPVIHDFEPDIEAFYQEWVQLPVPERAPD; the protein is encoded by the coding sequence ATGTCTGCCTACACCAATGAACAGGTTGCCCACCTCGTCGAAGGCTCTCTGGACTGGGAAACCACTTTCCGCATGCTCTCGATGCCCAAGGATGACAGCCGGTTCGAGCAGTACCTGGCCGCACTGCAGGCCAAGGTGAGCTTCCCGGACCGTATCGTGCTTCCGCTCGGCCCGCACATGCACATTGTGCAATCGGCCGGCACCAGGAAATGGGTGGTCAAGTGCGATTGCGGCCACGAGTTCTGCGACTACCGCGAGAACTGGAAGCTGCATGCCTCGATCTATGTGCGCGACACCGAAGAGGCAATGACCGAGGTCTATCCCAGGCTGATGGCCCCTGACACCCAGTGGCAGGTATATCGCGAGTACTACTGCCCGGCGTGCGGCACCATGCACGATGTCGAGGCGCCCACCCCCTGGTATCCGGTAATCCACGACTTCGAGCCGGACATCGAGGCCTTCTATCAGGAATGGGTACAACTACCGGTCCCCGAGCGCGCCCCGGACTGA
- a CDS encoding NAD(P)H-dependent flavin oxidoreductase: MPAAKQLPQVLQNLALPVIASPMFIVSYPELVLAQCKAGIVGSFPALNARPAELLGEWLTQIQDELAAFKAANPGAPVGPVAVNQIVHASNARLEHDIKVCVEHKVPIFITSLRAPPRELIDAVHSYGGIVLHDVISLRHAEKAIEAGVDGLILVAAGAGGHAGMLSPFALVGEVRKIFDGPIALSGSIATGEAVLAAQAMGADFAYVGTRFIASQEAHAAETYKRSITSSAAADIVYTNVFTGVHGNYIRESISNAGLDPDNLPVADKTRMDFSSGSSKAKAWKDIWGAGQGVGQIHDIPGAGEIVARMKAEYDAAKARLGIAR; this comes from the coding sequence ATGCCCGCCGCCAAGCAACTGCCCCAGGTCCTGCAGAACCTGGCCCTGCCCGTGATTGCCTCGCCCATGTTCATCGTCAGCTATCCCGAACTGGTGCTGGCGCAATGCAAGGCCGGCATCGTCGGTTCGTTCCCGGCGCTGAACGCGCGCCCCGCGGAGCTGCTCGGCGAATGGCTGACGCAGATCCAGGATGAGCTGGCCGCGTTCAAGGCCGCCAACCCGGGCGCGCCGGTCGGGCCGGTCGCGGTCAACCAGATCGTCCATGCGTCCAACGCCCGCCTCGAGCACGACATCAAGGTCTGCGTCGAGCACAAGGTGCCGATCTTCATCACCTCGCTGCGCGCGCCGCCCAGGGAGCTGATCGACGCGGTGCACAGCTACGGCGGCATCGTGCTGCACGACGTGATCAGCCTGCGCCATGCCGAAAAGGCGATCGAGGCCGGCGTCGACGGCCTGATCCTGGTCGCGGCCGGCGCCGGCGGCCATGCCGGCATGCTGTCGCCGTTCGCGCTGGTGGGGGAGGTACGCAAGATCTTCGACGGCCCGATCGCGCTGTCGGGCTCGATCGCCACCGGCGAGGCCGTGCTGGCGGCGCAGGCCATGGGCGCCGACTTCGCCTACGTCGGCACGCGCTTCATCGCCTCGCAGGAGGCGCATGCAGCCGAAACGTACAAGCGGTCGATCACCAGCTCGGCCGCCGCAGATATCGTCTACACCAACGTGTTCACGGGCGTGCACGGCAACTACATCCGCGAAAGCATCAGCAACGCGGGCCTGGACCCGGACAACCTGCCGGTGGCCGACAAGACCAGGATGGACTTCTCCAGCGGCAGCTCCAAGGCCAAGGCGTGGAAGGACATCTGGGGTGCCGGCCAGGGCGTGGGCCAGATCCACGACATCCCGGGCGCCGGCGAGATC